Proteins encoded by one window of Hafnia alvei:
- a CDS encoding YacC family pilotin-like protein, which translates to MKKTSLVLLLLGLLSFTSASQALDDMQSEDLADLTAIFVFLKNDCGYNDLPNAQIKKAIVFFANRNGWDLSNYNTKKMKALGEDSYHDLSRISMPTATKCKYLARDSLSLLAYAN; encoded by the coding sequence ATGAAAAAAACCTCGCTGGTGCTTTTGCTTTTAGGTTTGCTGAGTTTTACCTCTGCCAGCCAGGCTCTTGATGATATGCAATCCGAAGATTTAGCCGATCTCACCGCTATCTTCGTATTTCTAAAAAATGACTGTGGTTATAACGATTTGCCCAATGCGCAAATCAAAAAAGCGATCGTCTTTTTTGCCAATCGTAACGGATGGGATTTATCCAACTATAACACCAAGAAAATGAAAGCGTTGGGTGAAGATAGCTATCACGATCTCAGCCGAATTTCGATGCCAACCGCAACGAAATGCAAGTATCTCGCCCGAGATTCTCTGAGCCTGCTCGCTTACGCTAACTAA
- the yacL gene encoding protein YacL codes for MDYEFRHDVTGQVVAVFSMGHEVIGHWLNEEVKGDLALLTQVEQAAAEVKGSERQWQLTGHEYTLWLDGEEVMVRANQMAVEGDEMEEGMSYYDEESLSFCGLEDFLLALEKYRAFIVSTR; via the coding sequence ATGGATTATGAATTTCGCCATGATGTAACGGGGCAGGTTGTCGCCGTATTTTCGATGGGGCACGAGGTCATTGGGCACTGGCTAAACGAGGAGGTTAAAGGCGATTTGGCTTTGCTGACTCAGGTGGAGCAGGCCGCGGCTGAGGTGAAAGGCAGCGAACGCCAGTGGCAGTTAACCGGGCATGAATACACGCTGTGGTTAGACGGTGAAGAAGTGATGGTTCGCGCTAATCAGATGGCGGTGGAAGGTGATGAAATGGAAGAGGGGATGAGTTACTACGATGAAGAAAGCCTCTCATTCTGTGGCTTAGAAGATTTTTTACTGGCGCTAGAGAAATATCGCGCTTTTATCGTTTCGACACGTTAG
- a CDS encoding tellurite resistance TerB family protein has protein sequence MKNSWMQQIQSMLGDKTKSIGGSEGFGKLLAPAALGGLVGVLLGNKSTRKMAGKFGKNALIIGGSAAVGAVLWNKYKQRVKETHQDEPQFGMRTSPIDTRTKRLIQAIVFAAKSDGHVDDAERQAIDNSLHELGLGAEAEHWVQEALAQPLNPALLAQDIKNEDEALEVYYLSCVVIDIDHFMERSYLDALAQALKIPADVKQGIEHDISEKKRELA, from the coding sequence ATGAAAAACAGTTGGATGCAGCAGATTCAATCTATGCTCGGTGATAAAACTAAATCGATCGGCGGGTCTGAAGGGTTTGGTAAATTATTAGCTCCGGCCGCGTTAGGTGGCTTAGTTGGTGTGCTCTTAGGCAATAAATCCACCCGTAAAATGGCGGGTAAGTTCGGCAAAAATGCGCTGATTATCGGTGGTTCTGCCGCGGTAGGTGCGGTGTTGTGGAATAAATATAAACAACGAGTCAAAGAGACGCATCAGGACGAACCCCAGTTTGGCATGCGCACGTCGCCGATTGATACACGAACCAAGCGCCTGATTCAGGCAATCGTGTTTGCGGCAAAAAGCGATGGGCACGTTGACGATGCTGAGCGTCAGGCCATTGACAATAGCCTGCACGAACTCGGTCTTGGCGCTGAAGCAGAGCATTGGGTGCAAGAGGCATTGGCACAACCGTTAAATCCAGCGCTGCTAGCGCAAGATATTAAGAATGAAGACGAGGCGCTTGAGGTCTATTACCTCAGCTGTGTGGTGATCGACATCGATCACTTTATGGAGCGTAGCTATCTGGATGCGTTGGCGCAGGCTCTGAAAATCCCCGCCGATGTGAAGCAAGGAATTGAGCACGATATCAGCGAGAAGAAACGCGAGCTGGCTTGA
- the acnB gene encoding bifunctional aconitate hydratase 2/2-methylisocitrate dehydratase encodes MLKEYREHVAERAAEGVVPKPLDATQMAGLVELLKSPPAGEEEFLLDLLINRVPPGVDEAAYVKAGFLAAVAKGETTSPLVSQEKAVELLGTMQGGYNIHPLIDALDDAKLAPIAAKALSHTLLMFDNFYDVEEKAKAGNKHAQQVLQSWADADWYLSRPELAEKITVTVFKVTGETNTDDLSPAPDAWSRPDIPLHALAMLKNERDGIVPDQPGSVGPIKQIELLNKKGFPLAYVGDVVGTGSSRKSATNSVLWFMGDDIPHVPNKRGGGVVLGGKIAPIFFNTMEDAGALPIEVDVSKLNMGDVIDIYPYKGEVRNHETNELLEKFELKTEVLLDEVRAGGRIPLIIGRGLTTKAREALNLPHSEVFRIAKPVAASNKGFSLAQKMVGRACGTKGIRPGQYCEPKMTSVGSQDTTGPMTRDELKDLACLGFSADLVMQSFCHTAAYPKPVDVTTHHTLPDFIMNRGGVSLRPGDGIIHSWLNRMLLPDTVGTGGDSHTRFPIGISFPAGSGLVAFAAATGVMPLDMPESVLVRFKGKMQPGITLRDLVHAIPYYAIQQGLLTVEKKGKKNIFSGRILEIEGLPELKVEQAFELADASAERSAAGCTIKLDKAPITEYLSSNIVLLKWMIAEGYGDRRTIERRIQGMEKWLADPQLLEGDADAEYAAVIDIDLAEIKQPILCAPNDPDDARLLSDVAGEKIDEVFIGSCMTNIGHFRAAGKLLDGHKGQLPTRLWVAPPTKMDAAQLTEEGYYSIFGKSGARVEIPGCSLCMGNQARVADGATVVSTSTRNFPNRLGTGANVYLASAELAAVASLLGRLPNPEEYQQYMEQVDKTAVDTYRYLNFDKLEQYTEKADGVIFQTAV; translated from the coding sequence GTGCTAAAAGAATATCGCGAGCACGTCGCTGAACGTGCGGCAGAAGGCGTGGTTCCTAAACCACTGGATGCGACGCAAATGGCTGGGTTGGTTGAGTTACTGAAATCGCCGCCCGCTGGTGAAGAAGAATTTCTGTTAGATTTGCTGATCAATCGTGTGCCACCGGGTGTTGATGAAGCCGCTTATGTCAAAGCGGGTTTTTTAGCCGCTGTTGCTAAAGGCGAAACGACCTCTCCTCTGGTTTCTCAAGAAAAAGCCGTTGAACTGCTCGGTACCATGCAGGGCGGTTACAATATCCATCCCCTTATTGATGCCCTCGATGATGCCAAACTGGCACCAATCGCCGCGAAAGCGCTGTCTCATACGCTGCTGATGTTTGATAACTTCTATGATGTGGAAGAGAAAGCCAAAGCCGGCAACAAGCATGCGCAGCAGGTTTTACAATCGTGGGCAGATGCCGACTGGTATTTATCTCGCCCAGAACTGGCCGAGAAAATCACCGTAACCGTGTTTAAAGTGACCGGTGAAACCAACACCGACGATCTATCTCCTGCTCCTGACGCGTGGTCTCGTCCCGATATTCCTCTGCACGCATTAGCGATGCTGAAAAACGAACGCGACGGCATTGTTCCCGATCAGCCGGGCAGCGTGGGCCCGATCAAGCAAATTGAATTACTGAACAAAAAAGGTTTCCCGCTGGCCTATGTTGGCGACGTGGTCGGAACCGGTTCTTCGCGTAAGTCAGCGACTAACTCCGTGCTGTGGTTTATGGGCGACGATATTCCTCATGTGCCAAACAAGCGCGGTGGCGGTGTGGTTCTCGGCGGTAAAATTGCCCCGATCTTCTTCAATACGATGGAAGATGCGGGTGCATTACCGATCGAAGTTGACGTTTCTAAGCTGAATATGGGCGATGTGATTGATATCTACCCGTACAAAGGCGAAGTGCGCAATCACGAAACGAATGAACTGCTGGAAAAATTCGAGCTGAAAACCGAAGTGCTTCTGGATGAAGTGCGTGCCGGTGGCCGTATTCCACTGATCATTGGCCGTGGTTTAACCACCAAAGCACGTGAAGCATTGAATCTGCCTCACAGCGAAGTATTCCGTATCGCTAAACCTGTCGCTGCGAGTAACAAAGGTTTCTCTCTGGCGCAGAAAATGGTCGGACGTGCCTGTGGCACCAAAGGCATTCGTCCGGGGCAATACTGTGAGCCTAAGATGACGTCTGTGGGTTCGCAAGATACCACGGGGCCAATGACGCGCGATGAGCTGAAAGATTTGGCTTGTCTGGGCTTCTCCGCTGATTTAGTGATGCAGTCGTTCTGTCATACAGCGGCTTATCCTAAGCCAGTAGATGTGACCACGCACCATACGCTGCCTGATTTCATTATGAACCGTGGCGGTGTCTCTTTGCGTCCGGGCGATGGCATTATTCACTCATGGCTGAACCGCATGCTGCTGCCTGATACCGTTGGTACCGGCGGTGACTCCCATACACGTTTCCCAATCGGGATCTCTTTCCCTGCGGGTTCTGGTTTGGTGGCGTTTGCCGCTGCAACCGGCGTGATGCCGTTGGATATGCCTGAATCTGTGCTGGTGCGCTTCAAAGGTAAAATGCAGCCGGGTATTACCCTGCGCGACTTGGTTCACGCCATTCCTTACTACGCGATTCAGCAGGGCCTACTGACGGTTGAGAAGAAAGGTAAGAAAAATATCTTCTCTGGCCGCATTCTGGAAATCGAAGGTTTGCCAGAGCTGAAAGTTGAGCAGGCGTTTGAGCTGGCGGATGCTTCCGCTGAGCGTTCTGCCGCGGGTTGTACTATCAAACTTGATAAAGCACCGATTACGGAATACCTGAGCTCTAACATCGTTCTGTTGAAATGGATGATCGCAGAAGGCTACGGCGATCGTCGCACCATTGAGCGCCGTATTCAGGGCATGGAAAAATGGCTGGCCGATCCACAACTGCTGGAAGGCGATGCGGATGCAGAATATGCGGCAGTGATCGACATCGATCTGGCCGAGATCAAACAGCCCATTCTGTGTGCGCCAAACGATCCAGACGATGCGCGTCTGTTGTCTGACGTCGCTGGCGAGAAGATCGACGAGGTCTTTATCGGTTCGTGTATGACTAACATTGGTCACTTCCGTGCCGCGGGTAAGCTGTTGGATGGGCATAAAGGCCAACTGCCAACGCGTTTGTGGGTTGCACCGCCAACTAAGATGGATGCGGCTCAGCTGACCGAAGAGGGCTACTACAGCATCTTTGGTAAGAGTGGCGCCCGCGTTGAGATCCCTGGTTGTTCACTGTGCATGGGTAACCAAGCACGAGTGGCCGATGGCGCAACGGTGGTATCGACTTCAACACGTAACTTCCCGAACCGTTTAGGCACGGGAGCAAATGTGTATCTGGCCTCGGCCGAGCTGGCTGCGGTGGCTTCACTGTTAGGCCGTTTACCAAATCCAGAAGAGTATCAGCAATACATGGAACAGGTGGATAAAACGGCGGTAGACACCTACCGTTACCTGAACTTTGACAAGCTGGAACAGTACACTGAAAAAGCTGACGGCGTGATTTTCCAGACCGCGGTTTAA
- the lpdA gene encoding dihydrolipoyl dehydrogenase, whose protein sequence is MSTEIKTQVVVLGAGPAGYSAAFRCADLGLETIIVERYSTLGGVCLNVGCIPSKALLHVAKVIEEAKALAEHGIVFGEPKTDIDKVRVWKEKVITQLTGGLAGMAKGRKVKVVNGLGKFTGANTLEVEGENGTTVINFDNAIIAAGSRPIQLPFIPHEDPRVWDSTDALALKSVPERLLVMGGGIIGLEMGTVYHALGSQIDVVEMFDQVIPAADKDVVKVFTKRISKQFNLMLETKVTAVEAKEDGIYVTMEGKKAPAEPQRYDAVLVAIGRVPNGKLLEAGKAGVEVDERGFIHVDKQLRTNVPHIFAIGDIVGQPMLAHKGVHEGHVAAEVIAGMKHYFDPKVIPSIAYTEPEVAWVGLTEKEAKEKGISYETSTFPWAASGRAIASDCADGMTKLIFDKETHRIIGGAIVGTNGGELLGEIGLAIEMGCDAEDIALTIHAHPTLHESVGLAAEIYEGSITDLPNPKAKKK, encoded by the coding sequence ATGAGTACTGAAATTAAAACTCAGGTCGTGGTACTTGGGGCGGGCCCTGCAGGTTACTCTGCGGCTTTCCGTTGCGCGGATTTAGGTCTAGAAACCATCATCGTTGAACGTTACTCCACCTTGGGTGGCGTATGTTTAAACGTCGGTTGTATCCCTTCTAAGGCTTTGCTGCACGTCGCTAAAGTGATTGAAGAAGCCAAAGCCTTAGCAGAGCACGGCATTGTTTTCGGTGAGCCGAAAACTGACATCGATAAAGTTCGTGTCTGGAAAGAAAAAGTGATCACTCAGCTGACCGGCGGTCTGGCTGGGATGGCAAAAGGCCGTAAAGTGAAAGTGGTTAACGGTCTGGGCAAATTCACCGGTGCTAACACACTGGAAGTTGAAGGCGAAAACGGCACGACCGTGATTAACTTCGACAACGCGATTATCGCTGCGGGCTCTCGTCCAATTCAGCTGCCGTTCATTCCACATGAAGATCCACGCGTTTGGGATTCAACCGATGCGCTGGCGCTGAAATCAGTCCCAGAACGTCTGCTGGTGATGGGCGGTGGTATTATCGGCCTGGAAATGGGTACCGTTTATCACGCGCTGGGTTCTCAGATTGACGTTGTTGAAATGTTTGATCAGGTCATCCCTGCCGCTGACAAAGACGTGGTGAAAGTCTTCACCAAGCGTATCAGCAAGCAGTTTAACCTGATGCTGGAAACCAAAGTGACCGCGGTAGAAGCCAAAGAAGATGGTATCTACGTCACGATGGAAGGCAAAAAAGCGCCAGCAGAACCACAGCGTTACGATGCGGTTCTGGTTGCTATCGGTCGTGTACCAAACGGTAAACTGCTAGAAGCAGGCAAAGCGGGTGTAGAAGTTGACGAGCGTGGCTTTATCCACGTCGACAAACAGCTGCGTACCAACGTACCGCACATCTTTGCTATCGGCGACATCGTCGGTCAGCCAATGCTGGCACACAAAGGTGTTCACGAAGGTCACGTTGCCGCTGAAGTTATCGCGGGCATGAAGCACTACTTCGATCCTAAGGTGATTCCTTCTATTGCTTATACTGAGCCAGAAGTTGCCTGGGTTGGTCTGACCGAGAAAGAAGCGAAAGAAAAAGGCATCAGCTATGAAACTTCCACCTTCCCGTGGGCTGCTTCAGGTCGTGCTATCGCTTCCGATTGTGCCGACGGTATGACCAAACTGATCTTCGACAAAGAAACTCACCGTATCATCGGTGGTGCCATTGTCGGTACTAACGGCGGCGAGCTGTTAGGTGAAATCGGTCTGGCCATTGAGATGGGTTGCGACGCTGAAGATATCGCGCTGACTATCCATGCTCACCCAACGCTGCATGAATCCGTTGGTTTGGCCGCAGAGATCTACGAAGGTAGCATCACTGACCTGCCGAATCCGAAAGCGAAGAAGAAATAA
- the aceF gene encoding pyruvate dehydrogenase complex dihydrolipoyllysine-residue acetyltransferase codes for MSIEINVPDIGADEVEVTEVMVKVGDKVEAEQSLITVEGDKASMEVPSPQAGVVKEIKVSVGDKVETGKLIMIFEAEGAAAAAPAKAEEKPAAAPAPAAAAAAKDVEVPDIGADEVEVTEVMVKVGDTVEAEQSLITVEGDKASMEVPAPFAGVVKEIKIATGDKVKTGSLIMVFEVAGAAPAASAPAQSAAPTAAAASAVKDVEVPDIGGDEVEVTEVMVKVGDKVAAEQSLITVEGDKASMEVPAPFAGVVKEIKIATGDKVKTGSLIMTFEVEGAAPAAAPAAKQDAAPAKQEQKAAPAPAAKAESKGEFAENDAYVHATPVIRRLAREFGVNLAKVKGSGRKGRILREDVQAYVKDAVKRAESAPAAAAGGGIPGMLPWPKVDFSKFGEIEEVELGRIQKISGANLSRNWVMIPHVTHFDKTDITDLEAFRKQQNAEAEKRKLDVKFTPVVFIMKAVAAALEQMPRFNSSLSEDAQRLTLKKYINIGVAVDTPNGLVVPVFKDVNKKSITELSRELTVISKKARDGKLTAGEMQGGCFTISSIGGLGTTHFAPIVNAPEVAILGVSKSAIEPVWNGKEFMPRLMMPISLSFDHRVIDGADGARFITIINNMLSDIRRLVM; via the coding sequence ATGTCTATCGAAATTAATGTACCGGACATCGGTGCTGATGAAGTTGAAGTTACCGAAGTGATGGTAAAAGTGGGCGATAAAGTGGAAGCCGAACAGTCTTTGATCACCGTTGAAGGTGACAAAGCTTCCATGGAAGTCCCATCACCACAGGCCGGTGTAGTTAAAGAAATTAAAGTTTCCGTGGGCGACAAAGTCGAAACCGGCAAACTGATCATGATCTTTGAAGCCGAAGGTGCAGCAGCCGCTGCACCTGCCAAAGCCGAAGAGAAACCAGCGGCCGCACCTGCTCCGGCAGCCGCCGCTGCAGCAAAAGATGTTGAAGTTCCAGACATCGGCGCCGACGAAGTTGAAGTCACCGAAGTGATGGTGAAAGTAGGCGATACCGTTGAAGCGGAACAGTCTCTGATCACCGTAGAAGGCGACAAAGCTTCTATGGAAGTTCCTGCACCGTTTGCGGGCGTGGTTAAAGAGATCAAGATTGCGACCGGTGACAAAGTGAAAACTGGCTCACTGATCATGGTCTTCGAAGTGGCTGGCGCTGCGCCTGCCGCTTCTGCACCGGCACAGTCAGCGGCTCCAACTGCTGCGGCTGCATCAGCGGTGAAAGATGTTGAAGTTCCAGACATCGGCGGTGACGAAGTTGAAGTGACTGAAGTGATGGTAAAAGTGGGCGATAAAGTGGCCGCTGAACAATCACTGATTACCGTAGAAGGCGATAAAGCCTCTATGGAAGTCCCAGCTCCGTTCGCGGGTGTGGTTAAAGAAATCAAGATCGCGACCGGCGATAAAGTCAAAACCGGTTCACTGATCATGACCTTTGAAGTAGAAGGCGCGGCACCTGCGGCTGCACCAGCGGCTAAACAGGACGCGGCTCCAGCTAAACAAGAACAGAAAGCGGCCCCTGCGCCAGCGGCTAAAGCTGAATCGAAGGGCGAGTTTGCTGAAAACGACGCTTACGTTCACGCAACGCCGGTTATCCGTCGCTTGGCACGTGAATTCGGTGTGAACCTGGCGAAAGTCAAAGGTTCTGGCCGTAAAGGTCGTATCCTGCGTGAAGACGTTCAGGCTTACGTGAAAGATGCGGTTAAACGCGCTGAATCTGCTCCGGCAGCGGCTGCGGGTGGCGGTATTCCGGGCATGCTGCCTTGGCCGAAAGTTGACTTCAGCAAGTTCGGTGAAATCGAAGAAGTGGAATTGGGTCGTATCCAGAAAATCTCTGGTGCTAACCTGAGCCGTAACTGGGTGATGATCCCGCACGTTACGCACTTCGACAAAACAGATATCACCGATCTGGAAGCGTTCCGTAAACAGCAGAACGCCGAAGCTGAGAAACGTAAACTGGACGTGAAATTCACCCCAGTGGTCTTCATCATGAAAGCCGTTGCGGCAGCGCTTGAGCAGATGCCACGTTTCAACAGCTCTCTGTCTGAAGATGCGCAGCGCCTGACGCTGAAGAAATACATCAACATCGGTGTTGCGGTTGATACGCCAAATGGTCTGGTTGTTCCTGTCTTCAAAGACGTTAACAAGAAGAGCATTACTGAGCTGTCCCGTGAACTGACGGTGATCTCTAAGAAAGCGCGTGATGGCAAGCTGACGGCTGGCGAAATGCAGGGCGGTTGCTTCACCATCTCCAGCATCGGTGGCCTGGGTACAACCCACTTCGCGCCGATTGTTAACGCGCCTGAAGTCGCTATCTTGGGTGTTTCTAAATCAGCGATTGAGCCGGTATGGAATGGTAAAGAGTTTATGCCGCGTCTGATGATGCCGATTTCTCTTTCCTTCGACCACCGCGTGATTGACGGTGCTGATGGTGCTCGCTTTATCACCATCATCAACAATATGCTGTCAGACATTCGTCGCCTGGTGATGTAA
- the aceE gene encoding pyruvate dehydrogenase (acetyl-transferring), homodimeric type — translation MSERLNNDVDPIETRDWLQAIESVIREEGVERAQYLIDQVLGEARKGGVNLPTGATSRNYVNTIAVEDEPAYPGNLELERRIRSAIRWNAVMTVLRASKKDLELGGHMASFQSSATVYEVCFNHFFRARNQKDGGDLVYFQGHISPGVYARAFLEGRLTEEQMNNFRQEVHGKGLSSYPHPKLMPEFWQFPTVSMGLGPIGAIYQAKFLKYLEHRGLKDTSEQTVYAFLGDGEMDEPESKGAITIATREKLDNLCFIINCNLQRLDGPVTGNGKIVNELEGIFEGAGWNVIKVIWGSRWDELLRKDTSGKLIQLMNETLDGDYQTFKSKDGAYVREHFFGRYPETAALVKDMSDDEIWALNRGGHDPKKVYAALKKAKDTKGQATVILAHTVKGYGMGDTAEGKNIAHQVKKMNMDGVRQFRDRFNVPVADSEIEKLPYVTFDKDSEESKYLHERRQALQGYLPTRLTHFTEKLEMPALSDFGSLLEEQNKEISTTIAFVRALNVMLKNKSIKDRLVPIIADEARTFGMEGLFRQIGIYSPNGQQYTPQDREQVAYYKEDEKGQILQEGINELGAASSWLAAATSYSTNDLPMIPFYIYYSMFGFQRIGDLCWAAGDQQARGFLIGGTSGRTTLNGEGLQHEDGHSHIQSLTIPNCISYDPAYAYEVAVIMHDGLERMYGEAQENVYYYITTLNENYHMPAMPQGAEEGIRKGIYKLETLEGSKGKVQLLGSGSILRHVREAAKILAEEYGVGSDTYSVTSFTELARDGQDCERWNMLHPTETPRVPYIAQVMNDAPAVASTDYMKLFAEQVRTYVPASDYRVLGTDGFGRSDSRENLRHHFEVDASYVVVAALGELAKRGEIEASVVADAIKKFDINPEKVNPRLA, via the coding sequence ATGTCAGAACGTTTAAACAATGACGTGGACCCGATCGAAACCCGCGACTGGCTGCAGGCGATCGAATCGGTCATCCGTGAAGAAGGTGTAGAGCGCGCTCAGTACCTGATTGATCAAGTATTGGGTGAAGCCCGTAAAGGCGGCGTAAACCTGCCTACCGGAGCGACCAGCCGCAACTACGTCAATACCATTGCGGTAGAAGACGAGCCTGCGTACCCAGGTAATCTGGAGCTGGAACGCCGCATCCGTTCAGCGATTCGTTGGAACGCGGTCATGACTGTTCTGCGTGCATCGAAAAAGGATCTGGAACTGGGTGGTCATATGGCTTCTTTCCAGTCTTCCGCAACGGTATACGAAGTCTGCTTTAACCACTTCTTCCGCGCTCGTAACCAGAAAGACGGCGGCGATTTGGTGTACTTCCAGGGCCACATTTCTCCGGGCGTTTACGCTCGTGCCTTCCTTGAAGGCCGTTTGACCGAAGAACAGATGAACAACTTCCGTCAGGAAGTTCACGGTAAAGGCCTGTCCTCTTACCCGCATCCTAAACTGATGCCTGAATTCTGGCAGTTCCCAACTGTATCAATGGGTCTGGGCCCAATCGGTGCAATCTATCAGGCTAAATTCCTGAAATATCTGGAACACCGTGGCCTGAAAGACACCTCTGAACAAACCGTTTACGCTTTCTTGGGCGACGGTGAGATGGATGAGCCAGAATCTAAAGGTGCGATCACTATCGCAACGCGTGAAAAACTGGACAACCTGTGCTTCATCATCAACTGTAACCTGCAACGTCTGGATGGCCCAGTCACCGGTAACGGCAAAATCGTTAACGAACTGGAAGGCATCTTCGAAGGCGCTGGCTGGAACGTGATTAAGGTTATCTGGGGTAGCCGTTGGGATGAGCTGCTGCGTAAAGATACCAGCGGTAAACTGATCCAGCTGATGAACGAAACGCTGGACGGCGACTACCAGACCTTCAAATCCAAAGACGGCGCTTACGTTCGTGAGCACTTCTTCGGTCGTTACCCTGAAACCGCCGCTCTGGTTAAAGACATGAGCGATGACGAAATCTGGGCATTGAACCGTGGCGGCCACGATCCTAAGAAAGTCTACGCTGCACTGAAAAAAGCGAAAGATACCAAAGGCCAAGCGACCGTTATTCTTGCCCACACCGTTAAAGGTTATGGCATGGGTGACACCGCCGAAGGTAAGAACATCGCTCACCAGGTTAAGAAAATGAACATGGACGGCGTGCGCCAGTTCCGTGATCGTTTCAACGTACCTGTGGCTGATTCTGAAATCGAAAAACTGCCATACGTGACGTTTGATAAAGATTCTGAAGAGTCCAAGTACCTGCACGAACGCCGTCAGGCGCTGCAAGGCTACCTGCCAACTCGTCTGACTCACTTCACCGAGAAACTGGAAATGCCTGCGCTGTCAGACTTCGGTTCTCTGTTGGAAGAGCAGAACAAAGAAATTTCTACCACCATCGCTTTCGTTCGTGCCCTGAACGTGATGCTGAAGAACAAGTCGATCAAAGATCGTCTGGTTCCAATCATCGCCGACGAAGCGCGTACCTTTGGTATGGAAGGCCTGTTCCGTCAGATCGGTATCTACAGCCCTAACGGTCAGCAGTACACCCCGCAGGACCGTGAGCAGGTTGCTTACTACAAAGAAGACGAAAAAGGTCAGATCCTGCAGGAAGGTATCAACGAACTGGGTGCAGCATCATCTTGGCTGGCGGCGGCAACTTCTTACAGCACCAACGATCTGCCAATGATCCCGTTCTATATCTACTACTCCATGTTCGGTTTCCAGCGTATCGGCGACCTGTGCTGGGCAGCGGGTGACCAACAGGCACGTGGCTTCCTGATCGGTGGTACTTCAGGTCGTACAACCCTGAACGGTGAAGGTCTGCAGCACGAAGATGGCCATAGCCACATTCAGTCTCTGACTATCCCGAACTGTATCTCTTACGATCCAGCATACGCTTACGAAGTGGCAGTCATCATGCATGACGGCTTGGAGCGCATGTACGGTGAAGCACAAGAAAACGTTTACTACTACATCACTACGCTGAACGAAAACTACCACATGCCGGCAATGCCGCAGGGTGCAGAAGAAGGTATCCGTAAAGGTATCTACAAACTGGAAACTCTGGAAGGTAGCAAAGGTAAGGTACAGCTGCTGGGTTCAGGTTCTATCCTGCGTCACGTTCGTGAAGCGGCTAAGATCCTGGCTGAAGAATACGGCGTGGGTTCTGATACCTACAGCGTAACTTCCTTCACCGAGCTGGCTCGTGATGGTCAGGACTGTGAGCGTTGGAACATGCTGCACCCAACCGAAACTCCACGTGTACCGTACATCGCTCAGGTGATGAACGATGCGCCAGCGGTTGCGTCTACCGACTACATGAAGCTGTTCGCAGAACAGGTTCGTACTTACGTTCCAGCCAGCGATTATCGCGTACTGGGTACTGACGGCTTCGGTCGTTCAGACAGCCGCGAAAACCTGCGTCACCACTTTGAAGTTGATGCTTCATACGTTGTGGTTGCTGCACTGGGTGAACTGGCTAAACGCGGTGAAATCGAAGCTTCTGTGGTTGCTGATGCAATTAAGAAATTCGACATCAACCCAGAAAAAGTTAACCCGCGTCTGGCATAA
- the pdhR gene encoding pyruvate dehydrogenase complex transcriptional repressor PdhR encodes MAYSKIRQPKLSDVIEQQLEYLILEGTLRPGEKLLPERELAKQFDVSRPSLREAIQRLEAKGLLLRRQGGGTFVQTNLWQSFSDPLAELLADHPESQFDLLETRHALEGIAAYYAALRGTDEDLTRIRTCHLVIQEAQESGDLDAEADAVMQYQVAVTEAAHNVVLLHLLRCMAPMLEQNVKQNFELLYSRREMLAKVNDHRASIFEAIVAREPEKAREASHRHLAFIEDILLELNREHSRRERSLRRLQQRKD; translated from the coding sequence ATGGCCTACAGCAAAATTCGTCAACCGAAACTATCAGATGTCATCGAACAGCAACTGGAATATCTGATTCTGGAAGGCACGCTGCGCCCAGGAGAAAAACTTCTTCCCGAGCGTGAGCTGGCGAAACAGTTTGATGTGTCTCGACCTTCTTTAAGAGAAGCGATACAGCGGCTAGAAGCAAAAGGATTGCTGTTGCGTCGTCAGGGAGGCGGTACCTTCGTTCAAACCAACCTCTGGCAAAGTTTTAGCGATCCCTTGGCTGAACTGCTGGCAGACCATCCAGAATCACAATTCGATTTGCTTGAAACCCGTCATGCGCTTGAAGGTATTGCTGCTTATTACGCAGCACTGCGTGGCACAGACGAAGATTTAACCCGTATTCGCACTTGCCATCTGGTTATTCAAGAGGCGCAGGAAAGCGGCGATTTAGACGCTGAAGCGGATGCGGTGATGCAGTATCAGGTCGCGGTGACCGAAGCTGCACATAACGTGGTCCTTCTGCATTTGCTGCGCTGTATGGCGCCGATGCTGGAGCAAAACGTGAAACAGAACTTTGAGTTGCTTTACTCGCGCCGTGAAATGTTGGCCAAGGTAAACGACCATCGTGCCAGCATTTTTGAGGCGATTGTGGCACGCGAGCCAGAGAAAGCTCGTGAAGCATCGCACCGCCATCTGGCATTTATTGAGGATATCTTGTTGGAACTCAATCGTGAGCATAGCCGCCGTGAGCGGTCGCTGCGCAGACTCCAGCAACGCAAGGATTAA